From a single Planctellipticum variicoloris genomic region:
- a CDS encoding FAD-binding oxidoreductase yields MIRPAIDPHLERVLQQCVTRGKILTAPAQLAGYDADGLGYKTFRPDAVVIPANVDELVSVLQHARELAAPLCIRGAGTSLSGGPVAAQGGVIVHTSGLRSVRQICRGGFWCEVECGVTLNQLDAALLPHGVFYPPDPSSGPVCTIGGNVAMNAGGAHCFRYGVTSNYILGVEVILLDGSLHRFGGPAGGRGPWREDWKRFMVGSEGTLGAFTRFWLRTLPRPEKVWTFRATYPDLLTAERAIHALVAHPSFPVAIELMDPRCVAMVENSHMAVGLPKDCFMLLTEIDGPAALVDARVESVAKLLRDAGSQDVVFSDDETQRQKLWKARKVAGGLMGQLSADFVVQDAVIPKRALAELLQLVYDEADAAGIRAVNVFHAGDGNLHPNFLFDNRIPGELEKVEHIGKRLMQRVVEVGGTLSGEHGIGNDKTAYMPLVFGPETTRLQLAVPAVFNPRHQLNPLKVFAERRFAP; encoded by the coding sequence ATGATCCGCCCCGCAATTGATCCGCACCTGGAACGCGTCCTCCAGCAGTGCGTCACCCGCGGCAAAATCCTCACCGCCCCCGCCCAGCTCGCCGGCTACGACGCCGACGGCCTCGGCTACAAAACCTTCCGTCCCGACGCCGTCGTCATCCCCGCCAACGTCGACGAGCTCGTCTCCGTCCTGCAGCACGCCCGCGAGCTGGCCGCCCCCCTCTGCATCCGCGGCGCTGGCACCTCACTCTCCGGCGGACCGGTCGCCGCCCAGGGGGGCGTCATCGTCCACACATCAGGACTCCGCAGCGTCCGCCAGATCTGCCGCGGCGGCTTCTGGTGCGAAGTCGAATGCGGCGTCACCCTCAACCAGCTCGACGCCGCCCTCCTCCCCCACGGCGTCTTCTACCCCCCCGACCCCTCCAGCGGCCCCGTCTGCACAATCGGCGGCAACGTCGCCATGAACGCCGGCGGCGCCCACTGCTTCCGCTACGGCGTCACCAGCAACTACATCCTCGGCGTCGAAGTCATCCTCCTTGATGGCAGCCTGCACCGCTTCGGCGGACCGGCCGGCGGTCGCGGACCGTGGCGCGAGGACTGGAAACGCTTCATGGTCGGTTCTGAGGGGACCCTCGGAGCCTTCACCCGCTTCTGGCTCCGCACCCTCCCCAGGCCTGAAAAGGTCTGGACCTTCCGCGCGACGTACCCCGATCTGCTCACCGCCGAGCGGGCGATTCACGCCCTTGTCGCCCACCCGTCGTTCCCGGTCGCCATCGAACTGATGGACCCCCGCTGCGTGGCGATGGTTGAAAACAGCCATATGGCTGTCGGGCTGCCCAAAGACTGCTTCATGTTGCTGACCGAAATCGACGGTCCCGCCGCTCTCGTCGACGCCCGCGTCGAGTCGGTGGCGAAACTGCTGCGCGACGCCGGTTCGCAGGATGTCGTCTTTAGCGATGACGAGACTCAGCGGCAGAAACTGTGGAAGGCCCGCAAAGTGGCCGGCGGCCTGATGGGGCAGCTCAGCGCCGACTTTGTCGTCCAGGACGCTGTGATTCCCAAACGGGCCCTCGCCGAACTCCTCCAGCTTGTCTACGACGAAGCCGACGCCGCCGGCATCCGGGCCGTCAACGTCTTCCACGCCGGGGACGGCAACCTGCACCCCAACTTCCTGTTCGACAACCGCATCCCGGGCGAACTCGAAAAGGTCGAGCACATCGGCAAACGCCTGATGCAGCGGGTCGTCGAAGTCGGCGGGACGCTCTCCGGCGAACACGGCATCGGCAACGACAAGACGGCCTATATGCCCCTCGTCTTCGGCCCCGAGACAACCCGCCTGCAACTCGCCGTCCCGGCGGTCTTCAATCCCCGGCACCAGCTCAACCCGCTGAAGGTCTTCGCCGAAAGGCGATTTGCTCCATGA
- a CDS encoding FAD-binding oxidoreductase, whose amino-acid sequence MNAPLTDASRWFQPFYDAIDGVVCLPADATGADIRAQAGPHHQRFPLLLDDEAPLREQLAAATFAPASSRFGPYCDNVLGMNWRLPNGHVVRIGERVVKTTTGYDLFRFLLHSGDRFGSPVDYVLRLRPDCAVSGLLHLTGDAVALQRAIPELLQSSWMLWYDSIDLLAAGASRQLRIAVNCPADEWPLFESFLKTFAATHTLRLQSERDVPAPTDGCPDLVFKTAPEQLLALVDEVSRTPEARCVAFCYCGVLHVSLPAAAPHVTAVRVQALVSQHADRLHAIGGDWHSRHLPPLKPSATEAAWIATLEQESQRS is encoded by the coding sequence ATGAACGCGCCGCTCACTGACGCCTCCCGCTGGTTCCAGCCATTCTACGATGCGATCGACGGCGTCGTCTGCCTCCCTGCAGACGCCACCGGGGCCGACATTCGCGCCCAGGCCGGGCCGCACCACCAGCGATTTCCGTTGTTGCTGGATGACGAGGCCCCGCTGCGCGAGCAGCTCGCGGCCGCGACGTTCGCCCCCGCTTCGTCCCGCTTCGGACCGTACTGCGACAACGTCCTCGGCATGAACTGGCGACTGCCGAACGGCCATGTGGTTCGAATTGGCGAACGGGTCGTCAAAACCACCACCGGCTACGACCTCTTCCGCTTCCTGCTCCACTCGGGGGACCGCTTCGGCAGCCCCGTGGATTACGTTCTGCGGCTCCGACCGGACTGCGCCGTCTCCGGCCTCTTGCATCTGACGGGCGATGCCGTCGCTCTCCAGCGTGCGATCCCCGAGCTGCTGCAAAGCTCGTGGATGCTCTGGTACGACAGCATCGACCTGCTGGCCGCCGGCGCATCGCGTCAACTGCGGATCGCCGTGAACTGCCCGGCCGACGAATGGCCCCTGTTCGAAAGCTTCCTCAAGACGTTCGCCGCCACGCACACGCTGCGACTGCAGTCGGAACGGGATGTTCCCGCCCCGACGGATGGCTGTCCCGATCTCGTCTTCAAGACGGCCCCGGAACAGCTCCTGGCGCTGGTCGACGAAGTCAGCCGGACGCCGGAAGCCCGCTGCGTCGCCTTCTGCTACTGCGGCGTGCTGCATGTTTCTCTGCCCGCCGCGGCCCCGCACGTCACCGCCGTGCGCGTGCAGGCCCTCGTCAGTCAGCACGCCGACCGACTGCACGCAATCGGCGGCGACTGGCACTCGCGACACCTGCCGCCGCTGAAACCCTCCGCCACCGAAGCCGCCTGGATCGCCACCCTCGAACAGGAATCGCAGCGCTCGTGA
- the thyX gene encoding FAD-dependent thymidylate synthase: protein MTDRSQLLEELRWKKFPVLDDGFVCLVDVMGDDSAIVQAARVSYGAGTKQVSDDRTLIRYLLRHRHTTPFEMAEIKLLVRVPMDCWRQWIRHRTANVNEYSTRYSVAIDSAQSTPENAWRTQAAQNRQGSGEPLPLELGRQLTAAEHELHELARKVYADRLAAGVAREQARKDLPLATYTEAYWKVDLHNLLHFLSLRMDGHAQEEIRLYSTAIGRNIIQPLFPVVWEAFEDYRMGGKFLSRLDCGVITRLTAAAAAAGKAPPFSQEEFLAAQDESWRPLTRSRERDECAAKLIDLGLLQG, encoded by the coding sequence ATGACGGATCGGTCCCAACTCCTGGAAGAGCTCCGCTGGAAGAAGTTCCCCGTACTCGACGACGGCTTCGTCTGTCTCGTCGATGTCATGGGGGACGACAGCGCCATCGTGCAGGCGGCCCGCGTCAGCTACGGAGCCGGAACCAAACAGGTCTCCGATGATCGCACCCTGATCCGCTACCTGCTCCGCCACCGCCATACCACCCCGTTCGAGATGGCCGAGATCAAGCTCCTCGTTCGCGTCCCCATGGACTGCTGGCGGCAGTGGATCCGCCACCGCACCGCCAATGTCAACGAGTACAGCACCCGCTACTCCGTCGCGATCGACTCCGCCCAGTCGACTCCGGAGAACGCCTGGCGCACCCAGGCCGCTCAGAACCGCCAGGGGAGCGGCGAACCCCTGCCGCTCGAACTTGGCCGCCAGCTCACCGCCGCCGAACACGAACTGCACGAACTGGCCCGCAAAGTCTACGCCGACCGTCTCGCCGCCGGCGTCGCCCGCGAACAGGCCCGCAAAGACCTCCCGCTGGCCACCTACACCGAGGCCTACTGGAAGGTCGACCTCCACAACCTGCTCCACTTCCTGTCGCTCCGAATGGACGGTCACGCCCAGGAAGAGATCCGGCTCTACTCCACCGCCATCGGCCGCAACATCATCCAGCCTCTCTTCCCGGTCGTCTGGGAAGCCTTCGAAGACTACCGCATGGGGGGCAAGTTCCTGTCCCGCCTCGACTGCGGCGTCATCACCCGGCTGACGGCCGCCGCCGCCGCCGCCGGCAAAGCCCCGCCGTTCTCCCAGGAAGAATTCCTCGCCGCCCAGGACGAATCCTGGCGCCCGCTGACCCGCAGCCGCGAACGCGACGAATGCGCCGCGAAACTCATCGACCTCGGCCTCCTCCAGGGCTGA
- a CDS encoding DUF1854 domain-containing protein: protein MPLSTPPDQFQFRTNEWGQLVLTADGQDFVGVDLIRCFPLSDPDHLISVLDASGSELTLLDHLDQLSESARTVVQAALAEREFVPVIQEIQSTSAPVPPCQWTIDTDRGPTRIQLDSDDDLRRLTPERILVVDTNGLRYLIPSIQNLNPHSRSILRRYL, encoded by the coding sequence ATGCCCCTTTCCACCCCTCCCGACCAGTTCCAGTTCCGCACGAACGAATGGGGGCAGCTCGTCCTCACCGCCGACGGCCAGGACTTTGTCGGAGTCGACCTGATCCGCTGCTTTCCCCTCTCCGACCCGGACCACTTGATCTCCGTCCTGGACGCCTCCGGATCAGAACTGACGCTGCTCGATCACCTGGATCAACTGAGCGAATCCGCCCGGACCGTCGTGCAGGCTGCTCTGGCGGAACGTGAGTTCGTCCCGGTGATTCAAGAAATCCAGTCGACCTCGGCCCCCGTCCCTCCGTGCCAGTGGACGATCGACACCGACCGCGGTCCGACCCGCATTCAGCTCGACAGCGACGACGACCTCCGCCGCCTGACCCCCGAACGCATCCTCGTCGTCGACACCAACGGCCTCCGCTACCTGATCCCCAGCATTCAAAACCTCAACCCGCACAGCCGCAGTATCTTGCGCCGCTATCTGTAA
- a CDS encoding (Fe-S)-binding protein, whose product MNPATTESPPTPDHCSSPLADKDLLSSCVHCGFCLEVCPTYKLTGDENNSPRGRLRLWREEAEGRLEVDPWTDFYTSECVGCLACETACPANVPYGEIFEQIRHDHVATGRARPNLSLRLAAAAIVRPALFNLALLPVRLLRRLGLFRHRNVFAGEPAVLESTAAYASRLMRQHQPNGPRVALLTGCLMEALFREINFATVRVLIENNVQVFVPQGQSCCGAFQEHTGLEGVDALRQQNRQAFSSGGFEAVLTNSSGCGLALGKAISDKVPVRDVLTFLGDLGPVNRPRRTDNARVYVDLPCHLIHGQKVPGIPTNVLDATGIPWELAPLARDCCGSGGTYHIQKPENAREILARKSAFLQDAPGDPVILATSNHVCMMQWNSARTSSLVNRPFAVRHVVQLLDPGEAGLQVRRNK is encoded by the coding sequence GTGAACCCCGCCACCACCGAATCGCCACCGACGCCCGATCACTGCTCCTCGCCCCTCGCGGACAAGGATCTCCTTTCGAGCTGCGTTCACTGCGGCTTTTGCCTGGAAGTCTGCCCGACCTACAAGCTGACTGGCGACGAGAACAATTCGCCGCGCGGGCGGCTGCGACTGTGGCGTGAGGAAGCGGAAGGCCGGCTTGAAGTCGACCCGTGGACCGACTTTTACACCTCCGAATGCGTCGGCTGCCTGGCGTGCGAAACCGCCTGTCCTGCCAACGTCCCGTACGGCGAAATCTTCGAGCAGATCCGCCACGACCACGTCGCCACCGGCCGCGCCCGCCCAAATCTGTCGCTACGTCTCGCCGCCGCTGCGATTGTCCGACCGGCCCTGTTCAACCTCGCTTTGCTGCCGGTCCGGCTGCTGCGGAGGCTGGGCCTGTTCCGGCACCGCAACGTCTTTGCGGGCGAACCGGCCGTGCTGGAATCGACGGCGGCCTATGCCAGCCGGCTCATGCGGCAGCACCAGCCGAACGGCCCGCGCGTCGCGCTGCTGACCGGCTGCCTGATGGAGGCGCTGTTCCGCGAGATCAACTTCGCCACCGTCCGGGTACTGATCGAAAACAACGTCCAGGTCTTCGTGCCGCAGGGACAGAGCTGCTGCGGCGCGTTTCAGGAACACACCGGGCTGGAAGGAGTCGACGCCCTCCGCCAGCAGAACCGCCAGGCCTTCAGTTCCGGCGGCTTCGAAGCCGTCCTGACGAACTCGTCCGGCTGCGGCCTGGCTCTCGGCAAAGCCATCAGCGACAAGGTCCCCGTCCGCGACGTCCTCACGTTCCTGGGGGACCTTGGTCCGGTGAACCGTCCCCGCCGGACTGACAACGCGAGAGTCTACGTCGATCTTCCCTGCCACCTGATTCACGGCCAGAAGGTTCCGGGGATCCCGACGAACGTGCTGGATGCGACCGGCATTCCGTGGGAGCTCGCCCCGCTGGCCCGGGACTGCTGCGGGTCCGGGGGGACGTATCACATTCAGAAGCCCGAAAATGCACGCGAAATCCTCGCCCGCAAATCGGCGTTCCTTCAGGATGCCCCCGGCGATCCGGTGATCCTGGCGACGTCGAACCACGTCTGCATGATGCAATGGAATTCCGCGCGCACGAGCAGCCTGGTGAACCGGCCGTTCGCGGTGCGGCATGTGGTGCAGTTGCTGGATCCGGGGGAAGCCGGGCTGCAGGTGCGGCGCAATAAGTAG
- a CDS encoding type II toxin-antitoxin system HicB family antitoxin, translating into MMEYQGYMGKVEFDDEARLFHGEVLNTRDVITFQGRSVDELEAAFRESIDDYLAFCKARGETPERPYSGQFVTRLPPQLHREVSTAAALAGKSLNAWVVDRLQEGVDKAAKVKQTASTRQKSKAATPSPRTQSKARKQRA; encoded by the coding sequence ATGATGGAATACCAGGGCTACATGGGCAAAGTCGAGTTCGACGACGAAGCCCGTCTCTTTCACGGCGAAGTCCTCAATACGCGCGACGTGATCACGTTTCAGGGGCGAAGCGTCGACGAGCTGGAAGCCGCCTTTCGCGAATCCATCGACGACTATCTGGCCTTCTGCAAGGCGCGCGGCGAGACCCCGGAGCGGCCGTATTCCGGGCAGTTCGTAACGCGACTGCCGCCGCAGCTCCATCGCGAAGTGAGCACCGCGGCAGCCCTCGCGGGGAAAAGTTTGAATGCGTGGGTGGTTGACCGGCTGCAGGAGGGGGTCGACAAGGCAGCGAAGGTGAAGCAGACCGCAAGCACCAGGCAGAAGAGCAAAGCCGCCACACCATCGCCTCGCACACAATCTAAAGCCCGGAAGCAGCGTGCCTGA
- the amt gene encoding ammonium transporter yields the protein MSAAVEQLDLNWVLICSALIFTMQAGFCLLEAGLVRAKNSVNVAIKNLMDFCVSSLLFWGVGFGLMFGASAGGWIGVSHFSPGAESGPKFLAFLLFQVMFCSTATTIVSGAVAERMRFGAYLTLCAVLSCLVYPLLGHWVWNDGPQPGWLRQLGFVDFAGSTVVHSLGAWFALATLLAIGPRRGRFDAGARPIRPHNLILATLGVFLLWFGWFGFNGGSSLAPDGVAARTILNTVLAGAAGGICGGLTAWKFVGQPRIEPMLNGVLGGLVGVTAGCHVFAPWAAAAVGGAAGAIVFFADAWLIRRKIDDAVSAVPVHGFAGAWGTLAVALFASPEALGFAGRNGWHQLGVQGLGVLVCGGFAFGAGWLTCRAAGCLMALRAEPEDELRGLNIAEHGASTDLGDLLDEMQRQQQTGDFSQEVGVEPHTEVGQIAERYNRVLKRVQTEIAAHSSAEQRYRTIFENAIEGIYQSSPEGHYLTANPALARIYGYETPEDLMASVTDISRQVYVSPGRRQEFAAALEQDGQFTGFESEVYRRDGQIIWISESGHAVRHSDGTLLYYEGTVEDITRRKENERLVCEKQRADAASAAKSNFLARMSHEIRTPLNGVVGMLELLEGTPLSPQQSQYMRICHSSAQALLSVINDILDLSRIEAGKLALERIEFDLQEVVDDIVEMFGHRAESRGLTLLGLIDADVPQLVINDPERLRQILINLVNNAIKFTESGDVRVQVSVVSRSGEAIELRFAVADTGPGIPHERQAQLFEAFSQLDASTARTHGGSGLGLTICRDLVELMGGRLRVESQPGAGATFWFSIPCTISPRNADDEPPVCLQKTRILVVDDHEDNRRIVRDHLRWMGCEPELAPDAETAWSMLTSQDTGPGRFDLLLLDQHLPGMDGLTLATRIQSLWGAAAPPVVMLISWDRTQSQRELEARGIVASLSKPIRRSRLLDAVLTGLKRRVATKASQASGRSRSEGGERENPRVLVLEDHEVNQIVVEELLNSLGYSAKICKNGVEGLAAAKSETFSIILADCQMPEMDGFEFTRRLRSWEQETGRSRTPVVALTASAVVGERERCLEAGMDDFLPKPVHRTNLLQVLTRRATSEAPADTKAGLAQRAAAAPVDVASLRERSGGSMQFQQRILGKFAARAVADLRELELACIAKSWPRARTVAHGLKGAAATVSAQDIAATAERIEHAAEARPEDVESLLDPLQGAVLRFQKWWEQVSAADDEQNLDLESETLLVGER from the coding sequence ATGTCTGCTGCGGTGGAACAACTCGATCTGAACTGGGTGCTGATCTGTTCGGCGCTGATTTTCACGATGCAGGCAGGATTCTGTCTGCTGGAAGCGGGACTGGTCCGCGCCAAGAACAGCGTGAACGTCGCCATCAAGAATCTGATGGACTTCTGCGTGTCGAGCCTGCTGTTCTGGGGGGTGGGATTCGGGCTGATGTTCGGCGCCTCGGCAGGCGGCTGGATTGGCGTTTCTCACTTCAGTCCCGGGGCGGAGTCGGGACCGAAGTTTCTGGCGTTTCTGCTGTTCCAGGTGATGTTCTGCAGCACGGCGACGACGATCGTCTCCGGGGCGGTGGCGGAACGAATGCGGTTCGGGGCCTACCTGACTCTCTGTGCGGTGCTGTCGTGCCTGGTTTACCCCCTGCTCGGACACTGGGTCTGGAATGACGGTCCACAGCCCGGCTGGCTGCGACAGCTCGGCTTCGTCGACTTCGCCGGTTCCACGGTCGTGCATTCGCTGGGGGCCTGGTTCGCGCTGGCGACGCTGTTGGCGATTGGCCCCCGGCGGGGGCGGTTCGACGCCGGCGCACGCCCCATTCGCCCGCACAACCTGATTCTGGCGACGCTGGGCGTGTTTCTGTTGTGGTTCGGCTGGTTCGGCTTCAACGGGGGAAGCTCGCTGGCTCCCGACGGCGTGGCCGCACGGACAATTCTGAACACAGTCCTCGCGGGCGCCGCCGGCGGGATTTGCGGCGGGCTGACTGCGTGGAAGTTCGTCGGACAGCCGCGCATCGAACCGATGCTGAATGGCGTGCTGGGGGGACTGGTCGGCGTGACCGCGGGGTGTCACGTGTTTGCTCCGTGGGCTGCTGCCGCAGTGGGCGGAGCTGCGGGGGCCATTGTCTTTTTCGCGGATGCCTGGCTGATTCGGCGGAAGATCGACGACGCCGTTTCGGCGGTGCCGGTGCATGGGTTCGCCGGCGCCTGGGGGACGCTGGCGGTGGCGCTGTTCGCTTCGCCGGAGGCACTGGGTTTCGCGGGGCGCAACGGGTGGCATCAACTGGGAGTTCAGGGGCTGGGGGTGCTGGTTTGCGGGGGATTCGCATTCGGCGCCGGCTGGCTGACGTGTCGCGCGGCCGGCTGCTTGATGGCGCTGCGGGCCGAGCCGGAGGATGAACTGCGGGGACTCAACATCGCCGAGCATGGGGCTTCGACGGACCTGGGAGACCTGCTGGACGAAATGCAGCGTCAGCAGCAGACAGGGGATTTTTCCCAAGAGGTGGGTGTCGAACCGCATACCGAAGTCGGACAGATTGCCGAGCGGTATAACCGCGTCCTGAAGCGGGTTCAGACGGAGATTGCCGCACACAGCTCGGCGGAACAGCGCTATCGAACGATCTTTGAGAATGCGATCGAGGGGATCTACCAATCGAGTCCGGAGGGGCACTATCTGACGGCGAATCCGGCGCTGGCGCGAATCTACGGATACGAGACTCCCGAGGATCTGATGGCAAGCGTGACCGACATCAGCCGGCAGGTTTATGTCAGTCCGGGGCGGCGACAGGAGTTTGCGGCAGCGCTCGAACAGGACGGGCAGTTCACGGGGTTCGAATCCGAAGTCTACCGGCGGGACGGCCAGATCATCTGGATCTCGGAGTCGGGGCACGCGGTTCGCCATTCGGATGGCACGTTGCTGTACTACGAGGGGACGGTCGAAGACATCACGCGTCGCAAAGAGAACGAGCGACTGGTCTGCGAGAAGCAGCGGGCGGACGCGGCGAGCGCCGCAAAGAGCAATTTCCTGGCGCGGATGAGCCACGAGATCCGGACGCCGCTCAATGGGGTGGTGGGGATGCTGGAACTGCTGGAAGGGACGCCGCTCTCTCCGCAGCAGTCGCAGTATATGCGGATCTGCCACTCGTCGGCGCAGGCGCTGTTGTCGGTGATCAACGACATCCTCGATCTGTCCAGGATCGAGGCGGGGAAGCTGGCGCTGGAGCGGATCGAATTCGATCTTCAGGAAGTCGTCGACGACATCGTCGAAATGTTCGGTCATCGCGCGGAATCGCGGGGGCTGACGCTGCTGGGGCTGATCGACGCCGACGTGCCCCAACTGGTCATTAACGATCCGGAACGCTTGCGGCAGATCCTGATCAACCTGGTCAACAATGCGATCAAGTTTACCGAATCCGGCGATGTCCGCGTGCAGGTCAGCGTCGTTTCGCGGAGCGGGGAGGCCATCGAGCTCCGATTCGCAGTCGCGGATACGGGTCCGGGAATTCCGCACGAACGGCAGGCCCAGCTCTTCGAAGCGTTCTCGCAACTGGATGCCTCGACCGCGCGGACGCATGGCGGATCGGGACTGGGACTGACGATCTGCCGGGATCTGGTCGAACTGATGGGGGGCCGGTTGCGCGTCGAGAGCCAGCCCGGAGCCGGAGCGACGTTCTGGTTTTCGATCCCCTGTACGATCTCGCCGAGAAACGCCGACGACGAACCGCCCGTCTGCCTGCAGAAGACGCGGATCCTGGTGGTGGACGATCACGAAGACAACCGGCGAATCGTCCGCGATCATTTGCGGTGGATGGGCTGCGAGCCGGAACTTGCTCCGGACGCGGAGACCGCGTGGAGCATGCTGACGAGTCAGGACACCGGACCGGGACGATTCGATCTGCTGCTGCTCGATCAGCATCTGCCGGGTATGGACGGGCTGACGCTGGCGACGCGCATCCAGTCGCTGTGGGGCGCTGCGGCGCCGCCGGTGGTGATGCTGATCTCCTGGGATCGGACCCAGTCGCAGCGGGAGCTGGAGGCGCGGGGAATCGTGGCGAGTCTGTCGAAGCCGATCCGTCGATCGCGGTTGCTGGACGCCGTGCTGACAGGACTCAAACGGCGCGTTGCGACGAAGGCGTCGCAGGCATCGGGCCGTTCTCGCTCGGAGGGGGGGGAGCGAGAGAATCCGCGGGTGCTGGTCCTTGAAGATCACGAAGTGAACCAGATCGTAGTGGAGGAACTGCTGAATTCGCTGGGGTACAGCGCGAAAATCTGCAAGAACGGCGTGGAGGGGCTGGCGGCGGCGAAGAGTGAGACGTTTTCCATCATTCTGGCGGATTGCCAGATGCCCGAAATGGACGGATTCGAGTTCACGCGTCGGCTGCGAAGCTGGGAGCAGGAGACGGGCCGGAGCCGGACGCCGGTCGTGGCCCTGACCGCCAGCGCCGTGGTGGGTGAACGGGAGCGGTGCCTGGAAGCGGGGATGGACGACTTCTTACCGAAGCCGGTTCACCGGACGAATCTGCTGCAGGTGCTGACGCGGAGAGCGACGTCCGAAGCGCCGGCTGATACGAAGGCCGGTCTCGCGCAGCGCGCAGCGGCTGCGCCGGTGGATGTGGCGTCGCTGCGAGAGCGCAGCGGCGGTTCGATGCAGTTCCAGCAGCGGATTCTGGGGAAATTTGCAGCTCGGGCCGTCGCCGATCTGCGCGAACTGGAGCTGGCCTGCATTGCGAAATCATGGCCGCGGGCGCGGACTGTGGCGCATGGGTTGAAAGGGGCCGCCGCGACGGTCTCCGCTCAAGACATCGCCGCGACGGCGGAGCGAATCGAGCATGCGGCGGAAGCGCGGCCGGAGGACGTGGAGTCGCTGCTGGACCCGTTGCAGGGGGCGG